Proteins from a genomic interval of Sander vitreus isolate 19-12246 chromosome 6, sanVit1, whole genome shotgun sequence:
- the phactr4b gene encoding phosphatase and actin regulator 4B isoform X5: MENRDDEEAEQHHSTMVEEGGSTGDSTPPPKRKGKFSTLGKIFKPWKWRKKKSSDNFKETSEELERKMSTRRTRQELIDQGVLKEVPDNDADTQNLKQHYVKNGHTLPLSAGVGGGGGVVSGGKSPCNQGKLPLESDFRMNQAWHTQPDDRKGRSPSDGDRRGALGSRGTGLHEDVRKGGGMGSRAHVEGEWKPNLVWQGQIHGQMEEGRRGGRLHPEDGQKRPGLQKAPSEDCRRSRPAEVDWKPTLPRHASAEEGRARRESDSHFVPDPEALRDALRDTLREPLPPKQSVMPPKWLMTSTPEPGSKGPPRTPSNHPTTQYCSPSTASGVAPKPVRSISSAGAPSQQSSCVAPTSTSHGTKQPPLPPPKPVNRGNGAMLVSALQGGENAQLPLYWSCWKRECDYDVYLSLPVYLCRRAGGLRSGDFTQATGGASLVPAKPSPPMPPKRTTPVTKRNTEDSSHPIIPSPLSLEDHSNLPMGFQLPPPPPSPPLPTHIPPSPPRQHIHAHHLHHQHSYPHPLPQPIPMLFDPPSPTNESPQRPAPVPLHIMIQRALSSPGPAQPHPDGLQRAHTLLFETPPDYQGGRPLPVSIQPLKLSEDDYSEEEEEEDDEEEEEYDGEIPQPELEPRSRRCLIGDAGVCVIPGGNSSEEEEDEVEEDEEGEHDMRGEDSDSDGPVLYKDEDSDEDEEDEPPLSALASRVKRKDTLALKLSSRPCAPERDRFAQDRSNREDQPPGQTGLTWQSREQWEAIRTQIGTALTRRLSQRPTAEELEQRNILQPRNQADRQAEVREIKRRLTRKLSQRPTVAELQARKILRFHEYVEVTDAQDYDRRAEKPWTKLTPADKAAIRKELNDYKSTEMEVHEESRIYTRFHRP, from the exons ATGATGAAGAAGCTGAGCAGCACCACAGCACTATGGTGGAAGAGGGGGGCAGCACGGGGGACAGCACTCCTCCCCCAAAGCGTAAGGGCAAGTTCTCCACCCTTGGCAAGATCTTCAAGCCCTGGAAGTGGCGGAAGAAGAAAAGCAGCGACAATTTCAAGGAAACTTCAGAAG AACTGGAGAGAAAGATGTCGACGAGGCGTACACGACAGGAGCTTATAGATCAGGGGGTGCTGAAGGAGGTCCCAGACAACG ATGCAGATACACAAAACCTGAAGCAGCACTACGTGAAGAACGGCCACACCCTGCCTTTGAGCGCTGGGgtaggaggaggtggaggagtcGTCAGTGGTGGCAAGAGTCCATGCAACCAGGGCAAACTCCCCTTAGAGTCAGACTTTAGGATGAACCAGGCCTGGCACACCCAGCCAGACGACCGCAAAGGCCGATCTCCTTCGGACGGAGACCGCCGGGGAGCTCTGGGCTCCAGGGGCACGGGACTGCATGAAGATGTGCGGAAAGGGGGAGGGATGGGCTCACGTGCACATGTTGAGGGCGAGTGGAAGCCCAACCTGGTCTGGCAGGGCCAGATTCATGGCCAGATGGAGGAGGGCAGACGTGGGGGCAGACTTCACCCAGAGGACGGGCAGAAGAGGCCCGGGCTGCAGAAGGCCCCATCGGAGGATTGCAGGAGGAGTCGACCTGCGGAAGTGGACTGGAAGCCCACACTCCCTCGACATGCATCTGCTGAGGAGGGAAGGGCCCGCAGAG AGTCAGACAGCCATTTTGTCCCTGACCCAGAAGCCCTGCGCGACGCCCTGCGGGACACCCTGCGTGAACCTCTGCCACCGAAACAGTCTGTCATGCCTCCAAAATGGCTGATGACCTCCACCCCTGAACCTGGCAGCAAGGGTCCACCTCGAACCCCATCCAACCACCCCACGACCCAGTACTGCTCTCCCTCCACTGCCTCGGGTGTGGCGCCCAAACCTGTTCGGTCCATCTCATCTGCCGGCGCGCCTTCTCAGCAGTCTTCATGTGTAGCCCCGACCTCCACCTCTCATGGCACCAAGCAGCCCCCTCTGCCCCCACCCAAGCCTGTGAACAGGGGCAACGGCGCCATGCTGG TCTCCGCCCTGCAGGGGGGAGAGAATGCTCAGCTTCCGCTCTACTGGTCCTGCTGGAAGCGAGAGTGCGACTACGACGTCTACCTGTCCCTGCCCGTCTACCTGTGCCGGCGGGCCGGAGGCCTGCGCTCAG GTGACTTCACCCAAGCCACTGGAGGTGCCAGTCTTGTGCCAGCGAAGCCCTCTCCACCTATGCCTCCTAAGAGGACCACCCCCGTCACCAAACGCAACACGGAGGACTCGAGCCATCCCATCATCCCCTCGCCTCTTTCTCTGGAGGACCACAGCAACCTCCCCATGGGCTTTCAGctgcctccccctcctccctcccctcccctgccAACACACATACCACCTTCTCCTCCCCGCCAACACATACACGCCCACCACCTCCACCATCAGCACTCCTACCCCCACCCACTGCCTCAACCCATACCCATGCTGTTTGACCCACCAAGCCCAACCAATGAGTCTCCTCAGCGCCCGGCTCCCGTCCCGCTGCATATCATGATCCAGCGAGCCCTGTCCAGTCCCGGCCCGGCTCAGCCGCATCCAGACGGGTTgcagcgtgcacacacactgctttttgAAACCCCTCCGGACTACCAAGGTGGTCGCCCACTTCCTGTCAGCATCCAACCACTAAAACT ATCTGAAGATGACTactcagaggaggaagaggaggaagatgacgaggaagaggaggagtacGATGGGGAGATCCCCCAGCCAGAGCTAGAGCCACGGAGTCGCAGGTGCTTGATCGGAGACGCCGGTGTTTGCGTCATCCCAGGTGGAAACAgcagtgaggaggaggaagacgaggtAGAAGAGGATGAGGAAGGAGAGCATGACATGCGTGGGGAGGACAGCGACTCAGACGGTCCTGTGCTTTATAAAGATGAAGACTCCGATGAAGATGAGGAGGACGAGCCCCCACTAA GTGCCCTGGCCAGCAGGGTCAAGAGGAAGGACACCTTGGCTCTGAAGCTGAGCAGCCGTCCCTGTGCCCCAGAGAGGGACAGGTTTGCCCAGGACAGGAGCAACAGAGAGGACCAGCCTCCAGGACAGACCGGCCTCACCTGGCAGAGCAGGGAGCAGTGGGAGGCCATCCGCACACAGATCGGCACTGCACTCACAAG GCGACTTAGCCAGAGACCTACTGCTGAGGAGCTTGAGCAAAGAAACATCCTTCAGC CCAGAAATCAGGCTGACAGGCAAGCGGAGGTTAGAGAGATCAAGCGGCGGTTGACCAGGAAG TTGAGTCAAAGACCCACAGTTGCAGAACTGCAGGCAAGAAAAATCCTGCGGTTCCACGAGTACGTGGAAGTCACGGATGCTCAAGACTACGATCGGAGAGCAGAAAAGCCGTGGACCAAGCTGACTCCTGCTGACAAG GCGGCCATCCGGAAGGAGCTCAACGATTATAAGAGCACTGAAATGGAGGTCCATGAAGAGAGCAGAATCTACACGAG gttCCATCGGCCTTAG